In Balneola sp., one genomic interval encodes:
- a CDS encoding DNA-directed RNA polymerase subunit omega, whose amino-acid sequence MSVQTLDIEKLKFKTGNKYELLVILSKRARQIAAQEKLELDEKLQYFEGFEEEDEFSFNEEQENISKAFEKLPHATQRSIVEMQEDLIYYRHPEKEED is encoded by the coding sequence ATGTCAGTCCAAACATTAGACATTGAGAAGCTTAAATTCAAAACAGGTAACAAATATGAGTTGCTTGTAATCCTTTCTAAAAGAGCCCGACAGATTGCTGCTCAGGAAAAATTAGAGCTGGACGAAAAACTCCAGTATTTCGAAGGATTTGAAGAAGAAGATGAGTTCTCTTTCAACGAAGAGCAGGAGAATATCTCCAAAGCATTCGAAAAACTTCCACACGCTACACAGCGTTCTATTGTGGAGATGCAGGAAGATTTAATCTATTACCGACATCCTGAGAAAGAAGAGGATTAA
- a CDS encoding guanylate kinase, with amino-acid sequence MKKGKVIILVAPSGSGKTTLARRLFKDFEDLKFSVSATTRPPREGEIDKKHYYFLSNDDFERKVADGAFLEWEEFYGGKKYGTLRSEVDKKLNSGYFVLLDIEVKGAVNINKIYGDECLSLFIKPPSIEVLKQRLIDRGTEDDETLALRLERARKELTYADRFDQVIINDDLDTAYDEVKKAVLKFMNQN; translated from the coding sequence ATGAAAAAAGGTAAAGTCATCATACTTGTGGCACCCAGCGGAAGTGGTAAAACTACCCTGGCGCGCAGACTTTTTAAGGATTTCGAAGACCTGAAGTTTTCTGTTTCAGCTACTACTCGTCCGCCGAGAGAAGGTGAAATTGACAAAAAGCACTATTACTTCCTCTCAAACGATGATTTTGAAAGAAAAGTCGCTGATGGAGCTTTTCTGGAATGGGAAGAATTCTATGGTGGAAAGAAATATGGCACCTTGCGTTCAGAAGTTGATAAAAAACTAAATTCAGGCTATTTTGTTCTGCTTGATATCGAAGTAAAAGGTGCTGTAAATATTAACAAGATTTATGGCGATGAATGCCTCAGCTTATTTATCAAGCCACCTTCCATCGAGGTTTTAAAGCAACGGCTTATTGACCGTGGCACAGAAGACGATGAAACCCTTGCACTCCGTTTAGAACGGGCAAGAAAAGAACTTACTTACGCTGATCGATTTGATCAGGTTATTATTAATGACGATTTGGATACAGCTTACGATGAAGTAAAAAAAGCTGTTCTCAAATTCATGAATCAAAATTGA
- a CDS encoding YicC family protein, translating to MTGFGRGEASENGITSTVEIKSLNSRYLDLSIRLPQRLQDKELEVKELVQKTVNRGKLNITVYISESETGEPAMRIDEKKVKGYSKILNNLREAAGISDPITIKDITQFNDVFINEEEDEETIEQKWNVAEKALQQAVESLLKMRTQEGSQLKNDLVDRIEFIEDNLEIITKETAGRAEDARDKLLERINNLIEEDKIDPERLELEVAVLVDKMDVTEEIVRLRSHLKFFIEAVDQPEPAGRRLNFLTQEINRELNTIGSKANNSEIAQYVVKCKEALEQIREQVQNVE from the coding sequence ATGACCGGCTTTGGGCGTGGCGAAGCTTCTGAAAATGGCATCACGTCTACGGTTGAAATCAAATCACTTAATAGCCGCTATCTTGACCTTAGCATTCGACTTCCTCAACGTCTTCAGGACAAGGAACTGGAAGTGAAAGAGCTCGTCCAAAAAACGGTTAACCGTGGTAAGCTAAATATCACTGTTTATATTTCTGAATCTGAAACCGGTGAACCAGCAATGCGGATTGATGAAAAAAAGGTTAAAGGATATTCTAAAATCCTGAACAACCTCAGAGAAGCCGCCGGAATTTCTGATCCGATTACGATTAAAGATATCACTCAATTTAACGATGTCTTCATCAATGAAGAAGAGGATGAGGAAACCATAGAGCAAAAATGGAATGTTGCTGAAAAAGCATTGCAACAAGCCGTTGAGTCTCTGCTGAAAATGCGGACTCAGGAAGGATCACAGCTGAAAAATGATTTGGTTGACCGAATTGAATTTATTGAAGACAATCTAGAAATCATTACCAAAGAAACTGCCGGACGTGCCGAAGATGCTCGGGATAAACTACTCGAACGCATCAATAATCTGATTGAAGAAGATAAAATTGATCCCGAACGGTTAGAGCTTGAAGTTGCCGTTCTTGTGGATAAGATGGATGTCACGGAGGAAATTGTACGCCTTCGATCACACCTTAAGTTCTTTATTGAAGCGGTCGATCAACCCGAACCGGCCGGCCGCCGACTCAATTTCCTTACCCAGGAAATTAATCGCGAGTTAAATACCATCGGCTCCAAAGCAAATAATTCTGAAATTGCTCAATACGTAGTTAAATGCAAAGAAGCCCTGGAGCAAATCCGCGAACAAGTACAAAATGTCGAGTAA
- the msrB gene encoding peptide-methionine (R)-S-oxide reductase, giving the protein MLTWKDLKEFAKNGNPEPPRTVSKSKDEWKEQLTEEQFAITRLKGTERPGSSDMCYRFDPGLYACTCCGTELFDGNEKFESSSGWPSFTQPVKENAVKYEMDTSHGMVRIEALCNVCDAHLGHVFPDGPEPSGLRYCMNAVSLELVEEA; this is encoded by the coding sequence ATGCTTACCTGGAAAGATCTCAAAGAATTTGCAAAAAACGGTAATCCTGAACCACCACGTACCGTTTCAAAATCTAAAGATGAATGGAAAGAACAGCTGACTGAAGAGCAGTTTGCCATCACCCGATTAAAAGGTACCGAACGCCCTGGGTCCAGTGATATGTGCTACCGTTTTGATCCCGGCTTGTATGCGTGCACTTGCTGTGGCACTGAGCTTTTTGATGGGAATGAGAAGTTCGAAAGCAGTTCCGGCTGGCCTTCATTTACACAGCCTGTTAAGGAAAATGCCGTAAAGTATGAGATGGATACCTCTCATGGAATGGTACGCATTGAGGCACTTTGCAATGTTTGTGATGCCCACCTTGGTCATGTTTTTCCAGACGGCCCCGAACCCAGCGGATTACGCTATTGCATGAATGCAGTAAGCCTTGAATTGGTGGAAGAAGCCTAA
- the glmM gene encoding phosphoglucosamine mutase: MALMISVSGIRGIFGTDLTPQNLTRFTAAYGTWLKGGTVVLGRDSRVTGKICEDIIAATLASVGCDVIKVGIVPTPTVAMGVLKHKAAGGIIISASHNPAQWNALKLLNNKSEFLDADQGNEVIRISESEAFEYQPYDKIGVIREDDQLLDHHIDKILALPYINADEIAAKNFSVAVDAVNGAGSEAIPQLLDRLGVKSVHKIHCTPNGLFPHNPEPLPEHLTEICDLVKESKVDLGVVTDPDADRLALVDDTGKLFGEEYTQAAAFDFILSKHPGACATNLSSSRVSDDVAREYGQTCYRSAVGEINVVKVMQEQNAVIGGEGNGGVICPDLHYGRDALAGIAIILQLLAEKGMSSSEYRATLPDYYMSKNKIQLDELGKDADEVLEMVKEHFSSLKPNTIDGVKIDFAEGWVHLRKSNTEPIIRIYSEGKSPEAAKAFAGKIFDLLK, from the coding sequence ATGGCTTTAATGATCTCAGTATCGGGCATCCGGGGCATTTTCGGAACCGACCTCACCCCACAAAATTTAACCCGCTTTACAGCTGCTTATGGAACCTGGCTAAAAGGAGGAACGGTAGTTTTAGGCCGTGATTCCCGAGTGACAGGCAAAATATGCGAAGACATTATTGCAGCAACATTAGCCAGTGTTGGCTGTGATGTGATTAAAGTCGGCATCGTGCCTACCCCAACGGTTGCTATGGGCGTTTTAAAACATAAAGCGGCCGGTGGAATTATAATCTCTGCCAGTCACAATCCCGCGCAATGGAATGCCCTGAAGCTCCTGAATAACAAAAGTGAGTTTTTGGATGCCGATCAGGGTAATGAGGTGATCCGAATTTCAGAAAGCGAAGCCTTTGAATATCAGCCTTATGATAAAATTGGAGTGATTCGTGAAGACGATCAACTGCTTGATCATCACATCGACAAGATTTTGGCGCTCCCTTATATTAACGCAGACGAAATAGCGGCTAAGAATTTCTCCGTTGCTGTAGATGCCGTTAACGGTGCCGGTTCCGAAGCTATTCCACAACTATTGGATCGGCTCGGAGTAAAATCTGTGCATAAAATTCACTGCACTCCCAATGGTTTGTTTCCGCATAACCCCGAGCCTCTCCCTGAGCATCTCACCGAAATATGTGATTTGGTGAAAGAGAGTAAAGTTGATTTAGGCGTGGTTACCGACCCCGATGCCGACCGTCTGGCATTAGTAGATGATACCGGCAAGCTTTTTGGTGAAGAATACACACAGGCCGCAGCATTTGATTTCATTCTTTCTAAACATCCCGGTGCTTGTGCTACGAACCTATCTTCCTCGCGAGTTTCAGATGATGTAGCAAGGGAATATGGCCAAACCTGTTATCGCTCTGCTGTTGGTGAGATCAATGTTGTGAAAGTGATGCAGGAACAAAATGCGGTGATTGGCGGAGAAGGAAATGGTGGCGTGATTTGCCCTGACCTTCATTATGGCCGTGATGCTTTAGCCGGTATTGCAATCATCCTGCAATTATTAGCCGAAAAAGGAATGAGTTCCTCAGAATACCGCGCTACCCTACCTGATTATTACATGAGCAAGAACAAAATTCAGCTGGATGAATTGGGCAAAGATGCTGATGAAGTGCTGGAAATGGTAAAAGAGCATTTCTCAAGTTTGAAGCCAAACACTATTGATGGCGTAAAGATTGATTTTGCGGAAGGTTGGGTTCACCTGCGGAAATCAAACACCGAACCGATCATTCGTATTTATTCAGAAGGGAAATCGCCCGAAGCAGCCAAAGCGTTTGCCGGCAAGATTTTTGATTTGTTGAAGTAA
- a CDS encoding ATP:cob(I)alamin adenosyltransferase — MKIYTKKGDSGNTSLFGGQRVSKSSKRIDSYGTVDELNSILGMATSFGISKKGAELLETVQQQLFVLGADLATPQTKEVRINRIGESEVKFLETAIDDMEETLEPLKNFILPGGAQAGATLHFARTVCRRAERITVECRHEEEISEVAIMYINRLSDFLFVLARYENSQAGTEEKTWIPEK; from the coding sequence ATGAAAATTTATACCAAGAAAGGCGACAGCGGTAATACATCACTATTTGGCGGACAGCGGGTTTCAAAAAGCTCAAAACGGATTGACTCGTACGGAACCGTAGATGAATTGAATTCCATCCTTGGAATGGCAACATCATTTGGCATATCAAAAAAGGGAGCTGAACTGCTTGAAACTGTACAGCAGCAACTTTTTGTGCTTGGAGCTGATTTAGCCACTCCACAAACGAAAGAAGTACGCATTAATCGAATTGGGGAAAGTGAGGTGAAATTTCTTGAAACTGCCATCGATGACATGGAAGAAACACTGGAGCCGCTCAAGAATTTCATTTTACCGGGCGGAGCACAAGCCGGAGCAACTTTACATTTTGCCCGTACGGTTTGTCGCAGAGCTGAACGCATAACCGTTGAGTGCCGACATGAGGAGGAAATTTCTGAAGTAGCAATTATGTATATCAATCGCCTTTCTGATTTTCTATTTGTACTGGCCCGCTACGAAAACAGTCAGGCCGGCACGGAAGAGAAAACCTGGATTCCGGAAAAATAA
- the sdhA gene encoding succinate dehydrogenase flavoprotein subunit (part of four member succinate dehydrogenase enzyme complex that forms a trimeric complex (trimer of tetramers); SdhA/B are the catalytic subcomplex and can exhibit succinate dehydrogenase activity in the absence of SdhC/D which are the membrane components and form cytochrome b556; SdhC binds ubiquinone; oxidizes succinate to fumarate while reducing ubiquinone to ubiquinol), producing MKLDSKVPGGPLEEKWDKHIKDIKLVAPNNKRKYEVIVVGTGLAGGAAAASFAELGYNVRSFCIQDSARRAHSIAAQGGINAAKNYPNDGDSIWRLFYDTIKGGDYRSREANVYRLSQVSNEIIDQAVAQGVPFAREYSGLLANRSFGGAQVSRTFYARGQTGQQLLLGAYQAMMRQVHNGNIKYHPRHEMLDVVVIDGEARGIITRDLVSGELNRWEADAVVLATGGYGNVFYLSTNAKNSNVTAAWRAHKRGAAFANPCYVQVHPTCIPVSGDYQSKLTLMSESLRNDGRVWVPKKKGDDRHPNDIPEEERYYYLEERYPSFGNLVPRDVASRNAKNVCDDGLGVGETGLAVYLDFRDAIKRDGKESIESRYGNLFEMYENIAGENPYEQPMKIFPAVHYTMGGLWVDYNLQTSIPGLFAAGEANFSDHGANRLGASALMQGLSDGYFVLPYTIGNYLADKEPGKRYGTDHEEFAKVENEAQSQIDKLLNVNGNKTIVQFHRELGKIVWDRIGIARNEEGLKSAIEDIRALREEFWENVYVPGEKNNYNKYLEFAGRVADFFELAELMAVDALDREESAGCHLREEYQTEEGEALRNDEDYSYVAAWEYKGVNGKLEETLHKENLEFEFVELKQRSYK from the coding sequence ATGAAATTAGATTCAAAAGTACCAGGCGGACCGTTAGAAGAGAAGTGGGATAAGCACATCAAAGATATCAAATTGGTGGCCCCAAATAACAAGCGGAAATACGAAGTTATTGTAGTCGGTACCGGACTAGCCGGTGGAGCTGCTGCAGCCAGTTTTGCAGAGCTTGGTTATAATGTAAGAAGCTTCTGTATACAGGATTCAGCCCGGCGTGCGCACAGTATTGCAGCTCAGGGTGGGATCAACGCAGCTAAAAACTATCCGAATGATGGAGATAGTATTTGGCGCCTTTTCTACGATACGATCAAAGGCGGTGACTATCGCTCAAGAGAGGCGAATGTATATCGACTGTCTCAAGTCTCAAACGAAATTATTGACCAAGCTGTAGCTCAGGGTGTGCCCTTTGCTCGTGAGTATAGTGGATTGCTAGCCAATCGTTCTTTTGGTGGAGCTCAGGTATCGAGAACTTTTTATGCACGTGGACAAACAGGTCAGCAGCTTCTTTTAGGTGCTTACCAAGCCATGATGCGACAGGTTCACAATGGGAATATCAAATACCATCCGCGCCACGAGATGCTGGATGTGGTTGTGATTGACGGCGAAGCTCGAGGAATTATAACTCGTGACTTAGTTTCCGGTGAGCTGAATCGCTGGGAGGCAGATGCCGTAGTTCTAGCAACAGGCGGTTATGGAAACGTATTTTATCTTTCCACGAATGCTAAAAATTCAAACGTAACGGCTGCCTGGCGAGCTCACAAACGTGGAGCTGCTTTTGCAAATCCTTGTTATGTGCAGGTTCACCCAACTTGTATTCCGGTTTCCGGTGACTATCAATCCAAGCTGACACTTATGAGTGAAAGTTTGAGAAATGATGGTCGTGTGTGGGTTCCGAAGAAAAAAGGGGATGACCGACATCCGAATGATATTCCCGAAGAGGAAAGATATTATTATCTCGAGGAGCGTTACCCAAGTTTTGGTAACCTGGTACCGCGTGATGTGGCATCCAGAAATGCTAAAAATGTTTGTGATGACGGACTTGGAGTGGGAGAAACAGGCTTAGCTGTTTATCTCGATTTCCGGGATGCGATTAAGCGTGACGGAAAAGAATCTATTGAATCCCGCTACGGAAACCTCTTTGAGATGTATGAGAACATCGCCGGAGAGAATCCTTACGAACAACCAATGAAGATATTTCCGGCTGTTCATTATACAATGGGCGGTCTTTGGGTTGATTACAATCTCCAGACATCTATTCCGGGACTTTTTGCGGCCGGAGAAGCAAACTTTTCTGATCATGGAGCAAACCGGCTTGGAGCAAGTGCTTTGATGCAAGGTCTTTCTGACGGTTACTTTGTATTGCCATACACCATCGGAAATTATCTGGCTGATAAAGAGCCGGGTAAACGCTATGGAACTGATCATGAAGAATTTGCCAAAGTTGAGAATGAAGCTCAATCTCAAATTGACAAGCTTCTGAATGTGAATGGAAACAAGACTATTGTTCAGTTTCACAGAGAACTTGGCAAGATTGTTTGGGACCGTATTGGTATAGCACGAAACGAAGAAGGATTGAAATCAGCAATCGAGGATATTCGTGCTCTCAGAGAAGAATTCTGGGAGAATGTATACGTACCGGGTGAGAAAAATAATTATAACAAGTATCTCGAATTTGCGGGACGTGTTGCCGATTTCTTCGAACTTGCTGAGTTGATGGCAGTTGATGCCCTCGACCGTGAAGAATCTGCTGGTTGTCACCTCAGAGAAGAGTATCAAACAGAAGAAGGAGAAGCCTTAAGGAATGATGAAGATTATTCCTACGTAGCAGCTTGGGAATACAAAGGTGTTAACGGTAAGCTGGAAGAAACCCTTCACAAAGAAAATCTTGAATTTGAATTCGTTGAGCTAAAACAACGTAGTTACAAATAA